The following proteins are encoded in a genomic region of Zea mays cultivar B73 chromosome 9, Zm-B73-REFERENCE-NAM-5.0, whole genome shotgun sequence:
- the LOC100284239 gene encoding mitochondria fission 1 protein — MDTHVGKLIDSVGSIFRGSDVLPWCDPDIIAGFESEVAEAANEEQKTESLMRLSWALVHSRQPEDVNRGIGMLEASLDRSSSPEETREKLYLLAVGRYRTGDYTRSRQLLERCLEIQHDWRQAITLQRLVEEKTKRDGMIGMAIITGAFGVVGLVAGGIIAAASSSSRKR; from the exons ATGGACACGCACGTCGGCAAATTAATCGACTCGGTGGGCTCCATCTTCCGCGGCAGCGACGTCCTGCCCTGGTGCGATCCCGACATCATCGCC GGTTTCGAGAGTGAGGTTGCTGAGGCTGCAAATGAAGAACAGAAAACCGAGAGCCTGATGAGGCTCTCCTGGGCGCTTGTTCACTCTAGACAGCCTGAAGATGTCAACCGGGGCATCGGAATGCTTGAAG CTTCATTGGACAGGTCTAGCAGCCCAGAGGAAACAAGGGAGAAGCTCTACTTGTTAGCTGTTGGTCGTTACAGAACTGGGGATTATACAAGAAGCCGACAGCTTTTGGAAAGATGCTTAGAG ATCCAACATGACTGGAGACAAGCCATAACTTTGCAAAGGCTCGTTGAAGAAAAAACCAAAAGAG ATGGTATGATTGGCATGGCTATCATCACAGGCGCCTTTGGAGTTGTGGGTCTTGTTGCTGGTGGTATAATTGCTGCGGCTTCTTCGTCATCCAGGAAGAGATGA